The genomic region ATTTTAAAATTATAGATATCAAAGATATAGAAGGGGTAAAAAAATATGTTATTGATAATAAGATAGACATAGTTTATTCAGTTGGTTCAGATATAGCTATGCCAACGGTTGCTAAAGTAAGTGAGGAACTTAATTTACCTCATTTTATTACATATGAAACTGCACAAATTTGCCAGAATAAGTATCAATTACGTAAAGTTTTAGGAGAAGACTTTGAAGGAAATGTTAAATTTAAGTTAATTAAAAGCAAAGATGAAATAGATGAATGGAGAGAATACCCAGCAATACTAAAACCTGTAGATAGTCAAGGACAAAGAGGAGTTAGACTTATAAATAATAAGATTGAATTTGAAAAATATTTTGATGATTCTATGAGTTATTCTGTAAGAAAAGAATTAATTATTGAAGAATATATTGATGGTCCTGAAGTATCAGTAAATGCTTTTGCTGTTAATGGGGAAGTTATTTTTGCTTTAGTTTCAGATAGAATTGTTTTTGAAGATTTACCAGGAGGAATAATTAAAGAACATGTTGTTCCAACAAGTTTTTGTAGTGCTGATGTTGAAAAGAAAGTCAGAGAAATAGCAATCAGTGTAATGAATAAATTAGGAATTTTAAATGGGCCGGCATATTTCCAAATAAAAATAATGAATGGTGTTCCAAAGATAATAGAGGTTACACCAAGACTTGATGGATGTCATATGTGGAATTTAATAAAACATTATACTGGAGTAAATCTTTTATCTATGACACTTGATTATTTAATGAGAGATTTAGATGTTGATTTTAATGAAGTAAGAGGAAAAGATTTATTAAAAAATGAGCCAAAAACATTAAAATTTTTATGTGAAGAAACTGGAGTTAAATATAATAGAGAAAAATATAATGTAGATAAAGCAGAATATTTACAATGGTATTATGAAAATGGAGATATAGTTAAGAAAATTAATGGCTATATGGAAAAAGGCGGTTACATAATAGAGAAAATTTAATAACTCTATTATGTATAATGGAAAAGAATTATATATTTAGAAGTTAATTAGAACCTAAATAAGGAGATAACATATGAATAAAATATATAAAAATAAAAAATTAGTTTTTCCATTAATATTAATTGTTGAGCTAATTTCTATTATCTTATGTTTAAATAAATTATTTTATTATGAAGATGTTACACAAGTTTTATCTTATGGTCCTACCGATAAAATAGTATCGGGGACAACAATAGAGCAAGAATTTACTAGTGGGGAAAATAATTTATCATCAGTAAGTTTATATATAGATACTAAAGGTAGAGAAAATGCTTCTAATATTAATGTTTCTATTATAGATAAAAATAGTGGTAATGTATTAAGGAGTGTAATTAAGAACGCTAAGGATTTTAAAAACAATAATTATGAAGAATTTGTTTTTAGTCCAATTAATGATTCGAAAGATAAAGAGTATATTATTAAGGTTACATCAAGTGATGCTAATGAAGAGAACTCTATATCACTATATGCTTCTGAAAATAATGTTTATATTAATGGAAATATAATAATTAATGGAGAATCTCAAGAAAAAGATTTAAGATTTAAGACATATTATACTAATAAAATGTTTTTTGAAATTAATGGCCTAATTGAAGGTGGATATTTAAATAAATATATAGTCATTTCAATTTTGTTATTAATTTTAGTTTATATTAATCTACTTATTTTATTTATTGTAAATAAAGTTTTAAATATAGATAGTAAAATTATCAATAAACTAAAAAAAGTATTCAACAAAGACAATAAAATTTTAAAGTGGATATATATAAATAAATACTTTTGTATTGGACTTTCTATTGTATTTATTTATGTTTTGCCTTATTTTTTACTTGGCGAAAATTCATATATATTAATACATGATAATCTAGATTCAAATGTAACATGGTACAAAATTTTAGCAGAAAGTGGTCAATATTTTGGTTCTTATGATTCTACTATACCTAATATTATGAATGGTGTTCCAAGAAATGTATTAGGTTCTGAGTTATTTGTACCAAGACTATTATATTTGATAATGAGCCCATTTTGGGCATATGTAACTAATCAATTATTAATGAGAGTTGTGGCATATGTAGGAATGGTTTTATTATTAAAAAAACATATTGTAATTAAAGAAAATAAGTTTATTAAGAGAAATATTATTATTTATGGTGTTGCAGTATGTTTTGCCTTATTACCATTCTGGCCATCTGGTGGACTAAGTATTGCTGGTCAGCCTTTAGCGCTATATATTTTCTTAAATATAAGAGAAAATAAAGATAAATTCATTGATTGGATATTAATAGTTATTATTGCTATGTATTCTTCATTGGTATTAGCCTTTTCCTTCTTCTTATTAGGAATAGGTTTAATTTGGTTATATGATTTAATAAGGCTTAAAAAGTTAAATATTAAGTTTTTATTATCCATAATTTTTATGGGAGTATGTTTCTTAGCTATTGAATACAGGTTGGTAGGAAGCATGTTCTTAGGTGATTCTTATGTATCTCATAGAACTGAATGGAATTTAAATGTAAAGACATTTAAAGCTTGTTTAAATATGGTTAGAGATAACTTTTTAGAGGGGCAATACCAGGCAGCAAGTTTACATAAATACTTTATAAATTTTACAGTATTTTTGAATTTAGTAATAAGTATAAAGAAAAGAAACTATAAAAAAACGCTGTTAGCTTTATTATTACTAGTAGGAATTTCATTTCTTTATGGTTTTTATGAATATTCGGGATTTGCAGCACTAAAAGATAAATTTGAATTATTAGGAACTTTTAGATTTAGTAGATTTAACTGGCTTCAGGCTCTAATATGGCATATACTATTTGCTTATTCTTTATTTCAAATTAGCAATTTTATTACTGGATTAAAAATTAAAAATAAGAAATATACAGAAGTATTAGCTCAATTTATAATCTTAATAATAATTTGTGGTCAAATTACTTTTTCTTTTTACAAAAGTGATTTTAATACAGAATTTTTAAAGAAAAATCCTACATATAAAGAGTTTTATGCAGAAGATATTATGAATGAAATTAAAGAGTATATAGGAAAAGATCAAGAATCTTATAGAGTGGTAAGTATAGGCCTTGAACCAGCTATTACTCAATATAATGGCTTTTATACTTTAGACGGCTATCTGCCTAATTATCCTTTAGAATATAAAAAGCAGTTTAGAAAAATAATTGAAAATGAATTAGAAAAAAATGAAGATGCTAAGGGATATTACGATAGATGGGGAAGTAAATTTTTTATTTTTCCATGTTATCCAGGAGACTTATTTAGTAAATTTAGAGCTGATAATAATAACTTTATAATACATAAAAATGATAAATATTATTTAAATTATTTAAATATAAATTTTGATGTATTAAAAGAAATGGGATGCGAGTATATTTTAGCTGCGCTTCCTATTAATAATGAAAATATGATCTTATTAAATACGTTTGAAAATGATAATTCATTTTGGAAAATTTATTTATATAAGATACAATAATGGGGGATTTTTATGGAAAAATTATCTTTTGTGATACCTGTATATAATTCAGAAAAATCTATAAAGATAGTTATAGAAAAAATAATAGAATTAGTTAAAGGTTTAGGTAAATATGACTATGAAGTTGTATTAACTAACGATGGAAGTACTGATAATTCATTAGAGGTCTGTAAAGACATATGTAAAAATAATTCAAAGGTTAAGTTATTGAATTTATCTAGAAATTTTGGACAACATTCAGCAATATTAGCAGCTTTTAATAATTTAACTGGTGACTATGTTATAAATATGGATGATGATCTTCAAACAAATCCATTAGAAGTAGAAAAGATGCTTAATAAGCTTATACAAGAAAATTATGATATTGTATATGCTAAATATAGTAATAAAAAACATTCTAACTGGAGAAATATTGGTACATTAGTAAATAAATATATGGCTGAAAAGATGATGGGTAAGCCAAAAGATATATCAATTGGAAGTTTTTATGTTGCAAGAAGATATGTTATTGACGAAGTAATAAAGTATAAAGGACCTTATCCATATGTTAGTGGATTATTATTGAGAGTAACTAAAAATATTGCTAATGTTGAAGTTGAACATAATAAGAGAGCTTTTGGAGAATCAAATTATAATTTTAGAAAGTTATTACTTTTATGGGTAAATGGATGTACAAATTTTTCTGTTTCTCCAATTAGATTATGTAATTACTTTGGAGCTTCTATAGGTATATTATCATTGATAATGCTTATTATATCTATTATTAGAAGTTTCTTTGGATATAGTTCTCAAAATGCTATTTTTACTTCATTAATAATTATTGCTATATCAATAAATATGATACTAATGGGAATTGTTGGAGAATATGTAGGACGTATTTTTATGTGTATTAATAATTCTCCTCAATATATTATTAAAGAAACTTTTAATTTTACTCATAATAATGAAATATATGATTTAAAAGTTGATAATAAAGAAATAGAACAATATGTAATAGAAGAAAATATTTCAAAGAAATAAGGTGGGATTTTTGTGAAAATAGCTTTAACTGGCGGAACAGGCTTTCTTGGAAAATGGATTATTGATATGTACGGAGATAAATATGATTTTCTTTTAATTGGAAGAAATAAAGATATCAATGAGTTTGTATATAAACATAAGAAGTATAAATATGTTGCTACTGATTTTTCTAAAAATGATTTGATTGAAATGTTAAAGGGTGTAGATGCTGTAATTCATTTAGCAGCTCAGAGACCAGGAGTAGATTATGCAAATGAAGGCTTTGACGCTACAATGAAAAATATAGAAATGTCTATAAATATTTTTGAAGCATGTAGAACTAATAATATAAAAAATGTAGTATTTGCATCATCAATTTCTAATTATAGTGAGAAAAATGAATTACCTTGGAAAGAAGATATGAATGTTCAGCCGCTAGGTTTTTATGGAATTGGAAAAGTCGCAGTGGAGAATATCGCTAATTACTATAATGAGAAAAAAGGTATGTTTATAAAGTGTTTAAGAGTAGCAAGAGTAGTAGGAGTTGGAGAAAGAGAAGGCTTTATGCTTATGAATTTTATTAATCAGGCATATAGAAAAGAAACTCTTAATTTATTCGGAAAAGGAGTAGGAAGAAGAGAATATATTTATGTTAAAGATGTGGCTGACGCCTTCATAAAGGCAATAAATTGTCCAGATAAAAAGGGAATATTTAATATAGGAACAAATAAAAATACATCTCATAAGGAGTTAGCAGAAATAATAAATAAAGTATTTGACAATGAAGGGAATTTAAAGCTTCTATCAGATAAACCAGAAGATACAACTAATTTTTTAATGGATTGTTCTAAAGCTACTAATGAATTAGGATGGAAATATAAATGGGAGTTAGAAGATGCATTATATGACATGAAAAAAATAATGGATCTTAAATAATGTAGGTGATTTTATGGAAAAAGATAATATAGATAAAAAAAAATACAACTTTAAGGACATAATATTTTTAAACGCCATAATATTCTATTACCCAATTGTAAGTATATTAGCTAAAGTTGCATCACAACATGAGATTTTTTCTATAGATTTTATTAAGTGGTACTTTCTTCAGTTAGTCTCTATAGGTATATACGCTATTTTATGGCAAAAAGCAATTAAAAATTTTGATTTATCTTTTGCGTATTCTAATAAGGCTTTAGTTATAATATATAATTTGTTTTGGGCAGCTATTTTATTTAACGAAACTATAACTATTAAAAATGTAGTTGGCTCAATAATAATATTAATTGGAATAAGGGTGATGGTAAAAGATGAGCATTAAAGGAATAGTTATCATATTAATTTCTATTGTACTAACTTCTTTATCTCAAGTATTACTTAAATTAAGTAGTAATAGAGAATATAAAAAACCGATATATGAATATTTAAATATATATGTAATATTTTCTTATGCCATGTTTTTTGTAACTATGCTATTAAATACAATGGCTTTGAAACATATTAGTTTAAAAAGTATCCAAGTATTTATGTCACTAAGCTATTTATTTATACTCATATTAAGTAAAATAATCCTAAAAGAAAAAATTACAAAAAATAAAATTTTAGGAAATATCATAATTGCTTTAGGCATTATAATTTTTAATATATAGGGAGTGAAAAAGATGATATCATTTAATAAACCATATTATACAGGAAAAGAAATTGAATACATAGAGGATACACTTAAAAGGAATAAAATATGCGGTGATGGATATTACACAAAAAAAGTATCTGAATTTATGGAAAAAACATTTAATACTAAAAAAGCATTAATGACAACATCATGTTCAATGGCATTAGATATGAGCTGCATTTTAGCTGATATCAAAGAAGGAGATGAGGTTATTTTACCTTCTTATACATTTGTTTCAACTGCGAATTCTATAGTTTTAAGAGGTGGCAAATGTATTTTTGCTGATATAGATCCAAATACATTAGTAATTGATTTAGAAGATGTTGAGAAAAAAATAACTGAAAGGACAAAAGCTATAATTGTTGTACATTATGCTGGAGTTTCTTGTGATATGGATAAGCTAATGGAAATAGCAAATAAAAATAATATATTAGTAATAGAAGATGCTGCACAAGCTGTTAATGCAAAATATAAAGGTAAGTATTTAGGTACTATTGGTCATATGGGATGTTACTCTTTCCATGAAACAAAAAATTATGTAGCTGGTGAAGGTGGAGCATTATTAATTAATATTGATGATAAAACTTTAATCGAAAGTGCAGAAATTGTTAGAGAAAAGGGAACAAATAGAAGTAATTTTTATAGAGGACAAGTTGATAAATATACTTGGGTAAAGATGGGTTCATCTTACTTACCTTCTGAAATGATATCTGCATTTTTAATGGCTCAATTTGAGGAGTTAGATACTATAAATAATCTCAGAAAAGAAGTGTTTAATAAATATTATGATGGAACTCGCGAGTTAGAAGAAATGGGTAAGGTAAGAAGACCTATTATACCTGATTATAATGACATAAATTATCATATGTTTTATTTAATATTAAATTCTGAAAAAGAGAGAAATAATTTGCTAGAATATTTTAAACAAAATGATATCATAGGTACATTCCATTATCTTCCTTTACATACATCACCAATGGGACTTGAAATGGGGTATAAAGAAGGAGATTTACCAATAACAGAAAGTATTAGTAGCAGACTTATAAGATTACCAATGTATGCAGGATTAACTAATGAAGAAGTAGATAAAGTATTATTTCATCTTAAAGAATTTTTTAAGAAATAATAGAAAGTAATTATAGATGAATAAATTTACATATTTTATTTGACAAGGAGGAACTCGTGAAAGATTTATGTTTTTTAATAATGGCAGGTGGTAAAGGGACAAGATTTTGGCCATTATCAACAGAAGAAAAACCTAAACAATTCTTGAAATTAGTTGGCGATCAAACGATGTTACAAATGACTATAAGCAGAGTAAGAGATATTGCATCGTCAATAAACAATATTTTTATTTGTACTTGTGAGAATTATGTGAATTTAGTAAGGGAACAAATTCCGGATTTTCCAGTTGAGAATATTATTATAGAACCTTATGCGAAAAATACTGCTCCATGTATAGCTTTATCTGCATTTCATATTTTGAAAAAATTTAAAGATTCAACAATGGTAGTATTACCTGCAGATCACTTAATAGAAAATGAAAGCATTTTTAGGGATATAATTTTGTCTGCAAATGATTTTGTAAATAATAATATTGAATCAATTTTAACAATTGGAATAAAGCCGTATAGACCAGAAACAGGTTATGGATATATTAAATATGATGAAAAAGTAGATAATGTAAAGGGAAATACAATATATAATGTTAATAAATTTATAGAAAAGCCTAATTATGAATTAGCAAAGAAATATGTTAGAGATGGAAATTATTTATGGAATTGTGGAATTTTCATTTGGAAAACTTCCAATATTTTAAATTTGATAAGAGAATATATGAGTAATACATATAATATTTTATCAGAAATAGTGGAAACTGATAGAGATTCATATTATGAGGTTTTAAAGAAAAAATATAATTCTGTTGATGAAATATCAATAGACTATGGAATTATGGAAAAAGTCTCTAATATTTATGTTATAATTGGAGATTTTGAATGGGATGACTTGGGAAATTGGTCCAGTGTTGAAAGATATAGTATTTTAGATGAAAATTTAAATGTTGAAAGAGATAATGTAAATGCGTATAAATCTAAAGGAAACATTGTAATTACCAAAAAACCAATATTATTGAATAATATAAATGATTTGATAATAGTAGAAACTGATGATTATATTATGATATCATCAAAATCTAAAGAACAGGAAATTAAGTTAGCAAAAGAATATTTTGACATTTAATATGAGGTAAAATATGGGTAGAATAAAACTTTTAAATATAGTAGTTGATAATGTAAGTATGGAAGAAGCATTAGAAGCTATTGATGAAATAATATTAAAAAAAGATAAATCTTATGTTGTTACTCCTAACGTTG from Clostridium isatidis harbors:
- a CDS encoding ATP-grasp domain-containing protein, giving the protein MKKICILGIGNAQLDAINYCKEKGYKVYACSYNDQGRDKAELDDFKIIDIKDIEGVKKYVIDNKIDIVYSVGSDIAMPTVAKVSEELNLPHFITYETAQICQNKYQLRKVLGEDFEGNVKFKLIKSKDEIDEWREYPAILKPVDSQGQRGVRLINNKIEFEKYFDDSMSYSVRKELIIEEYIDGPEVSVNAFAVNGEVIFALVSDRIVFEDLPGGIIKEHVVPTSFCSADVEKKVREIAISVMNKLGILNGPAYFQIKIMNGVPKIIEVTPRLDGCHMWNLIKHYTGVNLLSMTLDYLMRDLDVDFNEVRGKDLLKNEPKTLKFLCEETGVKYNREKYNVDKAEYLQWYYENGDIVKKINGYMEKGGYIIEKI
- a CDS encoding DUF6044 family protein, giving the protein MNKIYKNKKLVFPLILIVELISIILCLNKLFYYEDVTQVLSYGPTDKIVSGTTIEQEFTSGENNLSSVSLYIDTKGRENASNINVSIIDKNSGNVLRSVIKNAKDFKNNNYEEFVFSPINDSKDKEYIIKVTSSDANEENSISLYASENNVYINGNIIINGESQEKDLRFKTYYTNKMFFEINGLIEGGYLNKYIVISILLLILVYINLLILFIVNKVLNIDSKIINKLKKVFNKDNKILKWIYINKYFCIGLSIVFIYVLPYFLLGENSYILIHDNLDSNVTWYKILAESGQYFGSYDSTIPNIMNGVPRNVLGSELFVPRLLYLIMSPFWAYVTNQLLMRVVAYVGMVLLLKKHIVIKENKFIKRNIIIYGVAVCFALLPFWPSGGLSIAGQPLALYIFLNIRENKDKFIDWILIVIIAMYSSLVLAFSFFLLGIGLIWLYDLIRLKKLNIKFLLSIIFMGVCFLAIEYRLVGSMFLGDSYVSHRTEWNLNVKTFKACLNMVRDNFLEGQYQAASLHKYFINFTVFLNLVISIKKRNYKKTLLALLLLVGISFLYGFYEYSGFAALKDKFELLGTFRFSRFNWLQALIWHILFAYSLFQISNFITGLKIKNKKYTEVLAQFIILIIICGQITFSFYKSDFNTEFLKKNPTYKEFYAEDIMNEIKEYIGKDQESYRVVSIGLEPAITQYNGFYTLDGYLPNYPLEYKKQFRKIIENELEKNEDAKGYYDRWGSKFFIFPCYPGDLFSKFRADNNNFIIHKNDKYYLNYLNINFDVLKEMGCEYILAALPINNENMILLNTFENDNSFWKIYLYKIQ
- a CDS encoding glycosyltransferase family 2 protein, giving the protein MEKLSFVIPVYNSEKSIKIVIEKIIELVKGLGKYDYEVVLTNDGSTDNSLEVCKDICKNNSKVKLLNLSRNFGQHSAILAAFNNLTGDYVINMDDDLQTNPLEVEKMLNKLIQENYDIVYAKYSNKKHSNWRNIGTLVNKYMAEKMMGKPKDISIGSFYVARRYVIDEVIKYKGPYPYVSGLLLRVTKNIANVEVEHNKRAFGESNYNFRKLLLLWVNGCTNFSVSPIRLCNYFGASIGILSLIMLIISIIRSFFGYSSQNAIFTSLIIIAISINMILMGIVGEYVGRIFMCINNSPQYIIKETFNFTHNNEIYDLKVDNKEIEQYVIEENISKK
- a CDS encoding NAD-dependent epimerase/dehydratase family protein, translated to MKIALTGGTGFLGKWIIDMYGDKYDFLLIGRNKDINEFVYKHKKYKYVATDFSKNDLIEMLKGVDAVIHLAAQRPGVDYANEGFDATMKNIEMSINIFEACRTNNIKNVVFASSISNYSEKNELPWKEDMNVQPLGFYGIGKVAVENIANYYNEKKGMFIKCLRVARVVGVGEREGFMLMNFINQAYRKETLNLFGKGVGRREYIYVKDVADAFIKAINCPDKKGIFNIGTNKNTSHKELAEIINKVFDNEGNLKLLSDKPEDTTNFLMDCSKATNELGWKYKWELEDALYDMKKIMDLK
- a CDS encoding DMT family transporter; this encodes MEKDNIDKKKYNFKDIIFLNAIIFYYPIVSILAKVASQHEIFSIDFIKWYFLQLVSIGIYAILWQKAIKNFDLSFAYSNKALVIIYNLFWAAILFNETITIKNVVGSIIILIGIRVMVKDEH
- a CDS encoding EamA family transporter — protein: MSIKGIVIILISIVLTSLSQVLLKLSSNREYKKPIYEYLNIYVIFSYAMFFVTMLLNTMALKHISLKSIQVFMSLSYLFILILSKIILKEKITKNKILGNIIIALGIIIFNI
- the rffA gene encoding dTDP-4-amino-4,6-dideoxygalactose transaminase, which codes for MISFNKPYYTGKEIEYIEDTLKRNKICGDGYYTKKVSEFMEKTFNTKKALMTTSCSMALDMSCILADIKEGDEVILPSYTFVSTANSIVLRGGKCIFADIDPNTLVIDLEDVEKKITERTKAIIVVHYAGVSCDMDKLMEIANKNNILVIEDAAQAVNAKYKGKYLGTIGHMGCYSFHETKNYVAGEGGALLINIDDKTLIESAEIVREKGTNRSNFYRGQVDKYTWVKMGSSYLPSEMISAFLMAQFEELDTINNLRKEVFNKYYDGTRELEEMGKVRRPIIPDYNDINYHMFYLILNSEKERNNLLEYFKQNDIIGTFHYLPLHTSPMGLEMGYKEGDLPITESISSRLIRLPMYAGLTNEEVDKVLFHLKEFFKK
- a CDS encoding mannose-1-phosphate guanylyltransferase; the protein is MAGGKGTRFWPLSTEEKPKQFLKLVGDQTMLQMTISRVRDIASSINNIFICTCENYVNLVREQIPDFPVENIIIEPYAKNTAPCIALSAFHILKKFKDSTMVVLPADHLIENESIFRDIILSANDFVNNNIESILTIGIKPYRPETGYGYIKYDEKVDNVKGNTIYNVNKFIEKPNYELAKKYVRDGNYLWNCGIFIWKTSNILNLIREYMSNTYNILSEIVETDRDSYYEVLKKKYNSVDEISIDYGIMEKVSNIYVIIGDFEWDDLGNWSSVERYSILDENLNVERDNVNAYKSKGNIVITKKPILLNNINDLIIVETDDYIMISSKSKEQEIKLAKEYFDI